ACGTTCATCTGTTTCAGTGTATAGTTGCAAATTGGCATCTCCACACTGAAACAGATGAAATGTTTGTGGTGCTATCTGGTTCAGTCACCATTGACACTGAGAACGGTAGTTTTAAACTGAATGAAAATGATTGCATGGTCGTCAAGGCTGGCACCAAACATCGTGCTAGGACAGATGAAACAGCCACACTGATGACCTTAATTGGAGAGACGATGTGACCATTCCCTCCAGAACACTTTTTATCTAGGCAACATTTCCAGGTTTGTGTACCTAGCTCATGCTGAATAAGGGGGGCAATTATCCCAATCGCAAGATAGGAAAATTAAACTGCTTCACCTGGAACGAATTTTAGGGATACACCGTTCATGCAGTAGCGTTTACCTGTGGGTTTAGGACCATCACCAAAAACATGACCTAGATGTCCTCCACAACGATGACAATGCACTTCAGTTCGAGGCAGAACCAGCACAAAATCAGTTGTAGTATCTACCGCGCCTTTAATAGGTGCATAAAAACTGGGCCAGCCTGTCCCACTGTCAAACTTGGTCTCAGATGTAAACAGCGGTAAATCACACCCTGCACAGTGAAAGACACCTTTGCCATATTCCTTATCCAAGGGGCTGCTGCGAGGACGTTCCGTTCCTTTCTCTCGTAGAACGTGGAACTGAGCAGGTGTAAGAGCCTGACGCCACTCGTCTTCAGTTTTAGTGACTTCAAATACCTCGGCGGCCATTGCTTTGCCAGAAAACCATTTCGGTAGAAAACTCGAAAATCCTGTTGTTCCCATTAGTACCGTTCCTACCTTCAATAAGGCTCTTCTTTTCATGATCCGATTTCTGAATTTATCTATCTTGAGTCAGTCTCAAAACAACGACTCGACCCATAGTTCAGGATAAACGAAATCTATGTGTTCCTGTTCTGGAAACTCTCAAGTAACTTTAGAGACACCTCCAGCTCTAGGGATTAGGGCTAGAAAAACCGAAGGCATGAACTGGCATACAGATGAAAGAGCCCAGATAATCCTACATCTTGAGCCTCATTACTTTTAGGAGAATTCAAATCAAGTACTAGAGAAGTGAAAAGAGACTTGCTTATCCATACTCATTACGGCTACACTTAAAACATAGTCGTAATGAGTATGGATAAATAACAGATGGAAGGGGAATTCGATGAGCGACTCTCACAAGTTTTCTACACCAAAAAGTTGGTAGTACTAGGACAACTGAAATTAATGAATACCCAGGTTTTTGGGACCATTCATCACCATATTTCTAGACAGAAAATAAAGTTTGTTCGTGCCTCTGCGTTATACCCGATTGCTTGATTTAGGAGGAGTTATGTTTACACCAATTTTTTCTCTTCATGGGGAGGTTCAACCGACTTCTCAAGCTCGTCCTCGACAGCTACAAACAATTGAGTGGATTATTCTCGGCATTCTCCTGTTTGGGGGCAAGGTGATCTCCAATCATCTAGTCATACTCTTACTGTCTCAGCATTTTGGGAGATAGGTTCAACTGCCATGCAGGATTTTGTATTATATTGTAGTATGCAGTGGGAGCCTGCCTAAAGATATCTACACAGCAGGATTAGTTTCCAAATCATGGCTACTTATAAAGATATTGTTCGATACTATCGACAATACTGGGGAATCTCTCTGCTCAGCATTGCAGCAGCTAGCCTGTTTGAAATTATTGACCTGGTAGTCCCCTATGCCATTGGTCAAATTCTCAACGTTCTGTCTCGGGAACCTTTAGATGCTCCTTTGCAGGCCTTCATTAGTCAGATCTCTGCAATAACCCGCATACCCCTAGGCCGTTCCTTGTCTCTGTGGACTTTGCTGGGCATGATCTTTCTGGTGACTGTCGTTCGAGCACCGATTCAGCCCTGGATTGGGAGCTGGTTTCACTGGGCGATACCGTTGAGGGCAAAACGCGATCGCACTCGGCAAGTCCTCAAAAAAATCCTTACCCTCCCCCTGGATTTCTACGATGAAAATAATCCAGGTCGGATTGCAGGTCGGGTTGCTAGGGGTGTAACGAACCACACCTGGACCTATCCCGAAATTGCTGGACAGTTTATTCCCAAGCTCATGCGAGTGCTGGGGATTTTTATCATCATTGGTTTGATTGCATGGCCCATCGCCATTATTTTCCTAATCTCCTTTATCGTCATTTTCACCTTTAGCCTTTGGGACTTACGCTTGCTGATTAAGCGGGAAGAGATTCTCGATCGCTATATCGAAAATACCGAGAGTCGCACCTCCGAGATCATCACCAATATCAAAACTGTCAAAGCATTTGCCACCGAAGCTGCCGAATTAGAGCGTCAACAGCAGCGGCTCGATCGAGAAATGCAGGTGGTCCTCTTTCGAATTCATAAGGGCTATGTAAAGCTGGCAACTTGGCAACGAACCATCGTTCAAGCCTGTGTGTTCGGTGTCCTTACCCTCACCCTGATGGCAACGGTACGGGGCGATATTTCCCTGGGTCACTTTGTCACCACTCTGACTGTATCCAGCATGGCCTATGCCGAAATCGAGCCCCTAAGTATGGTGGCTGAAATCTTTGCCCGTCGCTATGCTTCCATGTTGCGGTTGCACGAATTTATGCAGCAACCTGATGGTGCAGATGCATCAAGTCTCAGTTTAGAGCCAGTCCACCAAAATCCTTATCGGTTCTCTGGCAACCTAGAGTTGCAACACCTCAGCTTTGGCTACGATCCGAATCAACCCGTACTACAAGATATCAATCTGACCATCAATCCGTGCCAGACCGTTGCCCTTGTAGGCCGATCAGGGTCAGGGAAATCCACCTTAGTCAAACTCCTCTTTCGCTATTTCGAACCCCATGCTGGGCAGATCCTCATGGATGGTCAAGATATCCGATCGCTGGATGTGACTCGATATCGCCGCCGATTAGCCATTGTTCATCAAGATGTCGATATTTTTAACGGCACCATTCTCGAAAATCTCACCTATGGGAATCCCACCGTCAGTTTTGAGCAAGTTCAATCCGCCTGTGCCATTGCCAAGGTCGGGGAATTTGTCCATCAGCTTCCCCAAGGCTATGCCACCGTTGTGGGAGAGCGAGGAGTAAGACTATCAGGCGGGCAACGCCAGCGACTGGGTATCGCTCGGGCCTTGATTGTCGATCCAGATGTCCTCATCTTTGACGAAGCGACTTCCAGCCTTGACTATGAATCCGAACGCACGATTCAGCTTGCCATGCGTTCTCTTCTCGGAACGCGAACGCTGCTCATTATTGCTCACCGCCTCAGCACCGTCCGGGAGGCAGATCAAATTGTTGTCCTGGATCAAGGCCAGATTGCAGAGGTGGGGAACCATGATCAGCTTCTGCACCAGGGTGGCATTTACCATCGACTCCATACCCTACAAGAAACGGGAGAACTACGGGTATAGTCAAGGCTCTTCCTAAGTGGCTCTCTTCTCCAAACAAGGGAAAGAGAGCCACTTCTTAATGTCTATGCCCAAGAACAGCTTGAGGGTCAGTCTCTAGAAAACGAGTAAAAACTCTGCCCTTGCGGTTGAGGGCTAGAATCAGTCAACATTACCTTTGAGATGTGTTCAGGCGTAAACTCCACAACTTCAGCATCTAATGTAACCAAAGTCCGCTCTGACGGAGGTAGAATATGGGTTGTTTCAGACTCAGGCACGTAGGTCTCGTAGGGATGAAAGGGCTTCAGAATCAGAAATGAATAAAAAGTTGAAGCCCCCAATAATGTCGGCCAAAAAATCAGTTTGGGAATGATGTTGTCTTCATAGGAAATGAACTTGAATTGACTGGAATACTTATCATGAGTAAATAAGTAGGCATCCACTGCTACCCCGAGTAAAGCGGTATACA
The Acaryochloris marina S15 genome window above contains:
- a CDS encoding ABC transporter ATP-binding protein, coding for MATYKDIVRYYRQYWGISLLSIAAASLFEIIDLVVPYAIGQILNVLSREPLDAPLQAFISQISAITRIPLGRSLSLWTLLGMIFLVTVVRAPIQPWIGSWFHWAIPLRAKRDRTRQVLKKILTLPLDFYDENNPGRIAGRVARGVTNHTWTYPEIAGQFIPKLMRVLGIFIIIGLIAWPIAIIFLISFIVIFTFSLWDLRLLIKREEILDRYIENTESRTSEIITNIKTVKAFATEAAELERQQQRLDREMQVVLFRIHKGYVKLATWQRTIVQACVFGVLTLTLMATVRGDISLGHFVTTLTVSSMAYAEIEPLSMVAEIFARRYASMLRLHEFMQQPDGADASSLSLEPVHQNPYRFSGNLELQHLSFGYDPNQPVLQDINLTINPCQTVALVGRSGSGKSTLVKLLFRYFEPHAGQILMDGQDIRSLDVTRYRRRLAIVHQDVDIFNGTILENLTYGNPTVSFEQVQSACAIAKVGEFVHQLPQGYATVVGERGVRLSGGQRQRLGIARALIVDPDVLIFDEATSSLDYESERTIQLAMRSLLGTRTLLIIAHRLSTVREADQIVVLDQGQIAEVGNHDQLLHQGGIYHRLHTLQETGELRV
- a CDS encoding cupin domain-containing protein codes for the protein MNLSEIAQRLSHDSSAWVSESVDRFNGNQVDVHLFQCIVANWHLHTETDEMFVVLSGSVTIDTENGSFKLNENDCMVVKAGTKHRARTDETATLMTLIGETM
- the msrB gene encoding peptide-methionine (R)-S-oxide reductase MsrB encodes the protein MKRRALLKVGTVLMGTTGFSSFLPKWFSGKAMAAEVFEVTKTEDEWRQALTPAQFHVLREKGTERPRSSPLDKEYGKGVFHCAGCDLPLFTSETKFDSGTGWPSFYAPIKGAVDTTTDFVLVLPRTEVHCHRCGGHLGHVFGDGPKPTGKRYCMNGVSLKFVPGEAV